A section of the Oryzias melastigma strain HK-1 linkage group LG14, ASM292280v2, whole genome shotgun sequence genome encodes:
- the LOC112140576 gene encoding potassium channel subfamily K member 4, with product MRCSTLLAIFVGVLLYLVLGAVVFRALEIPNERRIQEESERQLSRVREHFLGNFSCVEPESLMDFLQKVEEVIEGLGSPSNDTSFSKWDIASAFFFSGTIITTIGFGNISPQTDGGKLFCIFYALVGIPLFGILLAGVGDHLGTVLRKAIAKIELLFLKWKVSPTIVRVISAILSILLGCLVFVAVPILIFQEVEGWTLLDSAYFVVITLTTVGFGDYVAGDSGEAGSQHWYKPLVWFWILVGLAYFASILTMIGNWLRVLSKKTRAEMEELRAHATDWTQNIQNMSVDFRIPGKIDDPFKRRRRRRRHGPRSHGHSVSATGAPEGQDEQDGSQTETGSYTSSSSYESGSGSETDSQATQTDRVPEEKTAESKKEEPPSDPQLSHYFGENLAFIDESSDAQSGKLNTDSRHDPNQPNTRQAKRRRHRRHVQRRGSKTNDYNRRQPNGNVKPAPDLKPGEETNNNV from the exons ATGCGCTGCTCTACCCTGCTCGCCATCTTTGTGGGGGTGCTCCTATACTTGGTGCTGGGAGCCGTGGTGTTCCGCGCCCTGGAGATTCCTAATGAAAGAAGAATCCAGGAGGAATCTGAGAGGCAACTGTCCAGAGTGCGGGAGCACTTCCTGGGGAATTTCTCCTGTGTGGAACCAGAGAGCCTGATGGATTTTTTACAG AAAGTGGAGGAAGTCATCGAAGGATTGGGATCCCCTTCCAATGACACCTCATTCAGCAAATGGGATATTGCAAGTGCGTTCTTCTTCTCAGGGACGATCATCACAACCATCG GTTTTGGGAACATCTCGCCACAGACCGATGGAGGGAAGCTGTTCTGCATTTTCTATGCTCTGGTGGGAATCCCTTTGTTTGGTATCCTTCTCGCTGGGGTCGGGGACCATCTTGGTACTGTGCTGAGGAAAGCTATTGCCAAAATTGAGCTTCTCTTCTTG AAATGGAAGGTTAGTCCCACCATTGTGCGCGTGATCTCGGCCATTCTGTCCATTCTGCTGGGTTGCCTGGTCTTTGTTGCAGTGCCTATCCTTATTTTCCAAGAGGTGGAGGGCTGGACTCTTCTGGATTCGGCCTACTTTGTGGTTATAACTTTGACCACAGTCGGCTTTGGCGACTATGTTGCAG GGGACTCTGGAGAAGCAGGAAGCCAGCACTGGTACAAGCCTTTGGTGTGGTTCTGGATCCTGGTGGGTCTGGCATACTTTGCATCGATCCTAACAATGATCGGTAACTGGCTCCGTGTTCTGTCAAAGAAAACCAGAGCTGAG ATGGAGGAGCTGCGCGCTCACGCCACCGACTGGACTCAGAACATCCAGAACATGTCTGTGGACTTCCGCATTCCAGGAAAAATCGATGACCCCTTCAAGCGACGCCGACGAAGACGCCGTCATGGCCCTCGCAGCCATGGTCACAGTGTGTCGGCCACTGGAGCCCCTGAGGGCCAGGATGAACAAGATGGGAGTCAGACAGAGACTGGATCTTACACATCAAGCTCCTCTTATGAGTCTGGATCCGGATCAGAAACAGACTCTCAGGCGACCCAGACAGACAGAGTTCCCGAGGAAAAAACAGCCGAGTCTAAAAAGGAGGAGCCTCCATCCGATCCTCAGCTGTCTCACTACTTTGGAGAGAACCTTGCCTTTATTGATGAGTCCTCAGACGCTCAGAGTGGCAAACTGAACACGGATTCTCGCCATGATCCGAATCAACCCAACACACGCCAGGCAAAGAGGAGACGCCACAGACGACACGTTCAGCGGAGGGGCTCAAAGACCAACGACTACAACAGGAGGCAACCAAACGGAAACGTCAAACCAGCTCCAGATCTGAAGCCTGGTGAGGAAACAAACAACAATGTGTGA